One stretch of Methylopila sp. 73B DNA includes these proteins:
- a CDS encoding TIGR04283 family arsenosugar biosynthesis glycosyltransferase has product MRLSVIIPTLNAEGALSATLASLEEGRHAIAEVVVSDGESSDGTRDAAEAFGCRVIVGSRGRGAQLRRGAGLATGDWLLFLHADTRLDAGWSAVAERFAIQAGDNGAAAFAFALDDDVPAARRLERMVRWRGRLLALPYGDQGLLISRALYDRLGGYADAPLMEDVDLVRRIGRRRLTILPVRAVTSAARYRRAGYLRRMARNALCLALYLGGVSPARIARLYG; this is encoded by the coding sequence GTGAGGCTTTCGGTGATCATCCCGACCTTGAACGCCGAAGGCGCACTATCGGCCACGCTTGCGAGCCTGGAGGAGGGTCGACATGCGATCGCCGAAGTCGTCGTCAGCGACGGCGAATCTTCGGACGGCACGCGCGACGCGGCGGAGGCTTTCGGCTGCCGGGTGATCGTCGGGTCGCGGGGCCGCGGGGCGCAGCTTCGGCGGGGCGCCGGGCTCGCGACCGGCGACTGGCTGCTGTTCCTCCACGCCGACACGCGGCTGGACGCCGGCTGGAGCGCGGTCGCCGAGCGCTTCGCGATCCAAGCCGGCGACAATGGGGCCGCGGCGTTCGCCTTCGCGCTGGACGATGACGTTCCGGCCGCCCGGAGGTTGGAGCGCATGGTGCGTTGGCGCGGTCGGCTGCTCGCCTTGCCCTACGGCGATCAGGGGCTGCTGATCTCCCGCGCGCTCTACGATCGCCTCGGCGGCTATGCCGATGCGCCCCTGATGGAGGACGTCGACCTCGTTCGCCGCATCGGCCGGCGGCGGCTGACGATCCTGCCCGTCCGCGCGGTGACGAGCGCCGCCCGCTACCGCCGCGCCGGCTATCTCCGCCGCATGGCGCGGAACGCCCTCTGTCTTGCCCTGTATCTCGGCGGGGTGTCGCCCGCGCGGATCGCGAGGCTCTATGGCTGA
- a CDS encoding phosphonate ABC transporter ATP-binding protein, with protein MNGGVVVRGLSKAYDGRAALRNASLTAPRGSFVALLGPSGAGKTTLLRCLARLAAPDAGEAFVDGRPMHALSGRALKEARARIGFVFQDFNLVRRRSALDNALGGVLASTPLWRVALGRPRPDDARAAMAALDRVGLGDRAEARADELSGGQRQRVAIARALVQDTAVLLADEPVASLDPDSAAGVLSLLKDLTRERGLTVLCSLHQHHLARAYADEIVVLAPPEDEP; from the coding sequence GTGAACGGCGGCGTCGTCGTGCGGGGGCTCTCGAAGGCCTACGACGGCCGCGCGGCGCTTCGGAACGCCTCGCTCACCGCGCCGCGCGGGAGCTTCGTCGCGCTTCTCGGGCCGAGCGGCGCCGGCAAGACCACGCTGCTGCGTTGCCTCGCGCGGTTGGCGGCGCCCGACGCCGGCGAAGCCTTCGTCGACGGCCGGCCGATGCACGCGCTGTCGGGCCGGGCTTTGAAGGAGGCGCGGGCGCGCATCGGCTTCGTGTTCCAGGACTTCAACCTCGTTCGGCGCCGCTCGGCCTTGGACAACGCGCTCGGGGGAGTCCTTGCAAGCACGCCGCTGTGGCGCGTGGCGCTCGGCCGTCCACGGCCGGATGACGCCCGCGCGGCGATGGCGGCGCTGGATCGGGTCGGGCTCGGAGACCGGGCCGAGGCCCGCGCGGACGAACTGTCTGGCGGACAGCGCCAGCGGGTAGCGATCGCGCGCGCGCTGGTGCAGGACACCGCCGTGCTGCTCGCGGACGAGCCGGTGGCGAGCCTCGATCCCGACTCCGCCGCGGGAGTGCTCTCGCTGCTCAAGGACCTCACGCGGGAACGCGGGCTCACGGTGCTCTGCAGCCTGCATCAGCATCACCTCGCGCGCGCTTACGCCGACGAGATCGTCGTCCTCGCGCCGCCCGAGGACGAGCCGTGA
- the phnE gene encoding phosphonate ABC transporter, permease protein PhnE, with product MPSDLRRWLGRLLAATLAIAALALMWRVAEVDLARLWQGLPRVAAWGARAWPPNFEDGATLLRRAGETLAMATLGTVLGALVAAPLCLLAARTTAPGALVYAPARALLNVLRGVDSFVFALLFVAAVGLGPFAGLLGIALHSAGSIAKLWSETIEQAAPGPIEAATLTGASRLKIALHALLPDVAPGLASTALYILEFNVRASTVLGVVGAGGLGQELKNAVDLLDSPRVFAIILVILVMVTAIDAFSAVARRRLA from the coding sequence GTGCCGTCTGACCTGAGGCGGTGGCTCGGCCGGCTGCTGGCGGCGACGCTCGCGATCGCGGCGCTCGCGCTGATGTGGCGGGTCGCCGAGGTCGATCTCGCCCGTCTGTGGCAGGGGCTGCCTCGGGTCGCCGCCTGGGGCGCCCGGGCCTGGCCGCCCAACTTCGAGGATGGCGCCACGCTTCTGCGCCGCGCCGGCGAGACGCTCGCCATGGCGACGCTGGGGACGGTTCTCGGCGCGCTCGTGGCGGCGCCGCTCTGCCTGCTCGCCGCCCGCACTACGGCGCCGGGCGCGCTGGTCTACGCGCCGGCCCGGGCGCTGCTGAACGTGCTGCGCGGGGTCGACAGTTTCGTCTTCGCCCTGCTGTTCGTGGCGGCTGTCGGTCTCGGGCCGTTTGCGGGTCTGCTGGGGATCGCGCTGCATTCCGCCGGCTCGATCGCGAAGCTCTGGTCGGAGACGATCGAGCAGGCGGCCCCCGGCCCGATCGAGGCCGCGACGCTCACCGGCGCCTCGCGTCTCAAGATCGCGCTGCACGCGCTCCTGCCGGACGTCGCGCCGGGGCTCGCCTCCACCGCGCTCTACATTCTCGAGTTCAACGTTCGCGCCTCGACCGTGCTCGGCGTCGTCGGCGCCGGCGGCTTGGGGCAGGAGTTGAAGAACGCCGTGGACCTGCTCGACTCGCCGCGCGTATTTGCGATCATCTTGGTCATCCTTGTCATGGTGACCGCGATCGACGCCTTCAGCGCCGTCGCGCGCCGGAGGCTGGCGTGA
- a CDS encoding TIGR04282 family arsenosugar biosynthesis glycosyltransferase, protein MAEPRARPTLFVMVKAPVAGRVKTRLARTIGAPEALRFYRTATAALLRRVGRDPRWRTILAVAPDVAAAKGFWPADIARIGQGSGDLGARMQRLIDLNRSAPTIIVGSDIPGVRRRHVAQAFRALGTHEIVFGPADDGGYWLIGARGRPRVPNLFRNVRWSTEHALADTRANAGDSVGFLERLSDVDDEAGWRAWRRGGVTQASFG, encoded by the coding sequence ATGGCTGAGCCTCGCGCGCGTCCCACGCTGTTCGTGATGGTGAAGGCGCCGGTCGCGGGCCGCGTGAAGACGCGGCTCGCGCGCACCATCGGCGCGCCGGAGGCCTTGCGCTTCTACCGCACGGCGACGGCGGCGCTGCTCCGGCGGGTCGGCCGGGACCCGCGCTGGCGCACGATTCTGGCGGTCGCGCCCGACGTAGCGGCGGCGAAGGGGTTCTGGCCGGCGGACATCGCGCGCATCGGGCAGGGGTCGGGCGACCTCGGCGCCCGGATGCAGCGGCTGATCGACCTCAACCGCAGCGCCCCGACCATCATCGTCGGGTCGGACATCCCCGGCGTGCGGCGCCGCCATGTCGCGCAGGCGTTCCGCGCACTGGGGACGCACGAGATCGTGTTCGGTCCCGCGGATGACGGCGGCTACTGGTTGATCGGCGCGCGCGGGCGTCCGCGCGTCCCGAACCTGTTTCGAAACGTCCGGTGGTCGACGGAGCACGCGCTTGCCGACACGCGCGCGAACGCAGGCGATTCGGTGGGATTTCTGGAACGGCTCTCGGATGTCGACGACGAGGCCGGCTGGCGGGCTTGGCGTCGGGGGGGCGTAACCCAAGCGTCGTTCGGATAG
- the panC gene encoding pantoate--beta-alanine ligase — protein MSRPAVVTTVAELRAHLKPWRQAGERIALVPTMGALHAGHISLVRIGHARAERVVTSIFVNPKQFAPTEDLATYPRDFDGDLAKLAEAGVDLVFAPEAGEMYPDGEATVVTVGGPSAGLESDARPHFFAGVATVVTKLLIQCAPDVAIFGEKDFQQLAVIRTLTRDLALPTEIVAGATMREPDGLAMSSRNLYLGKEDRRRATALSAALAAAGEAIEDGAPVDAALVSARRAIEAAGFTIDYVELRDAETLAASTRPGKPRRLLAAARIGGVRLIDNIAVVAVE, from the coding sequence ATGTCCCGACCCGCCGTCGTCACCACCGTCGCCGAGCTGCGCGCGCATCTGAAGCCCTGGCGGCAGGCCGGCGAACGGATCGCGCTGGTCCCGACCATGGGCGCGCTGCACGCCGGCCACATCTCGCTCGTGCGGATCGGCCACGCCCGCGCCGAGCGCGTGGTGACGTCGATCTTCGTGAACCCCAAGCAGTTCGCCCCGACCGAGGACCTCGCCACCTACCCGCGCGACTTCGACGGCGACCTCGCCAAGCTGGCGGAGGCCGGCGTCGACCTCGTGTTCGCGCCCGAGGCGGGCGAGATGTATCCGGACGGCGAGGCGACCGTAGTCACGGTCGGCGGGCCGTCGGCGGGCCTCGAGAGCGACGCGCGGCCGCATTTCTTCGCCGGCGTCGCGACCGTCGTGACCAAGCTGCTGATCCAGTGCGCGCCGGACGTCGCGATCTTCGGCGAGAAGGACTTTCAGCAGCTCGCCGTTATCCGGACGTTAACCCGCGATCTCGCTTTGCCGACCGAAATCGTGGCGGGCGCGACCATGCGGGAGCCCGACGGCCTCGCGATGTCCTCGCGCAATCTCTACCTCGGCAAAGAGGATCGCAGGCGTGCGACCGCGCTGTCCGCGGCGCTCGCCGCCGCGGGCGAGGCGATCGAGGACGGCGCGCCGGTGGACGCCGCCCTCGTCTCAGCCCGCCGGGCGATCGAGGCCGCCGGCTTCACGATCGACTACGTCGAGCTCCGCGACGCCGAGACGCTCGCGGCCTCGACGCGGCCCGGCAAGCCGCGGCGGCTGCTGGCGGCGGCGCGGATCGGCGGCGTCCGGCTGATCGACAACATCGCGGTCGTCGCCGTCGAGTGA
- a CDS encoding DoxX family protein: MNALTAWRPQVLSVLRIISALLFLQHGTVKLLGFPTPYPNPLSTLSLTAGILELVGGVLLAIGLFTRPVAFILSGQMAVAYFMAHAPQSFYPIVNKGELAILFCFVFLYIVFAGPGPWSVDAKRSRSSLV, translated from the coding sequence ATGAACGCTCTCACCGCCTGGCGCCCGCAAGTCCTCAGCGTCCTGCGCATCATATCCGCGCTGCTGTTCCTTCAGCATGGGACGGTCAAGCTGCTGGGCTTTCCGACCCCCTATCCCAACCCGCTGTCGACGCTGAGCCTCACGGCCGGCATCCTCGAACTCGTGGGCGGCGTGCTGCTGGCGATCGGCCTGTTCACGCGGCCGGTGGCGTTCATTCTCTCGGGCCAGATGGCGGTCGCCTACTTCATGGCGCACGCGCCGCAGAGCTTCTACCCGATCGTCAACAAGGGCGAACTGGCGATCCTGTTCTGCTTCGTCTTCCTCTACATCGTCTTCGCCGGCCCCGGCCCCTGGAGCGTCGACGCCAAGCGCTCCCGGTCGTCGCTGGTTTAA